One genomic segment of Synechocystis sp. LKSZ1 includes these proteins:
- a CDS encoding prohibitin family protein has product MDFLLPSAKHSFEVMTMLPFLLSLMTAVASFSIFLSIKSQGDTPKNTGIRALSFLVGLLALVSLLWGSLKRFWIVIPAGEVGIVETLGNIEPQTLDPGVHFLNPFTDELITFSTRLQDIKETVDTTSREGLSFKLDVSLQYRIDPAKAQEIYQKLGANEEEIIVSRFRALIRQVTASYSLQTIYSEKRPEIAQTLYQKMNEQLKPLGFVVEEALLRNIILPDNIQAAIQSKVALEQENQKLDLEITKARKEAERKKVEAQGISTSQKILSDGLTDKILKLKAIEAQQKLAESPNSKIIIMGNSQGNTSLILSDEK; this is encoded by the coding sequence ATGGACTTCCTGCTCCCTTCAGCTAAACATTCCTTTGAGGTGATGACCATGCTTCCCTTTCTGTTGTCTTTAATGACTGCTGTGGCTAGCTTTAGTATATTTTTAAGCATCAAGAGCCAAGGGGATACTCCCAAAAATACGGGAATACGGGCCTTATCCTTTCTAGTTGGGCTTTTAGCGCTAGTGTCTTTGCTTTGGGGAAGCTTAAAGCGCTTTTGGATTGTGATTCCGGCGGGGGAGGTGGGGATTGTGGAAACCCTGGGTAACATTGAACCCCAGACTCTTGATCCTGGTGTGCATTTTCTGAATCCCTTTACGGATGAACTGATTACTTTCTCAACCCGTTTGCAGGATATTAAAGAAACCGTTGATACAACTTCTAGGGAAGGATTGAGTTTCAAGTTAGATGTAAGTCTGCAGTACCGTATTGATCCGGCAAAAGCCCAGGAGATTTATCAAAAATTAGGAGCTAATGAAGAGGAAATTATTGTCTCTCGTTTTCGAGCCTTAATTCGTCAGGTTACTGCCAGCTATAGTTTACAGACTATTTATAGCGAAAAAAGACCAGAAATTGCCCAGACCCTTTACCAAAAAATGAATGAGCAATTAAAGCCGCTGGGATTTGTGGTAGAAGAGGCTCTCTTGCGTAATATTATTTTACCCGACAATATTCAAGCAGCAATCCAATCTAAAGTGGCCCTAGAACAGGAAAATCAAAAGTTAGATTTGGAAATTACGAAAGCCAGAAAAGAAGCGGAACGAAAAAAGGTTGAAGCTCAAGGAATTTCCACTTCTCAAAAAATTCTCTCTGATGGTTTGACGGATAAAATACTCAAGCTTAAGGCCATTGAAGCTCAGCAAAAATTAGCGGAGTCCCCTAACAGCAAAATTATTATTATGGGTAATAGCCAAGGCAATACTTCTCTAATTTTATCTGACGAAAAATAA
- the psbA gene encoding photosystem II q(b) protein: MTTTLQQRESASLWEQFCQWVTSTNNRIYVGWFGTLMIPTLLTATTCFIIAFIAAPPVDIDGIREPVAGSLLYGNNIISGAVVPSSNAIGLHFYPIWEAASLDEWLYNGGPYQLVVFHFLIGVFCYMGRQWELSYRLGMRPWICVAYSAPVSAATAVFLIYPIGQGSFSDGMPLGISGTFNFMIVFQAEHNILMHPFHMLGVAGVFGGSLFSAMHGSLVTSSLVRETTEVESQNYGYKFGQEEETYNIVAAHGYFGRLIFQYASFNNSRSLHFFLGAWPVIGIWFTAMGVSTMAFNLNGFNFNQSILDSQGRVISTWADVLNRANIGFEVMHERNAHNFPLDLASGDQAPVALTAPAIHG; the protein is encoded by the coding sequence ATGACCACTACCCTACAACAGCGCGAGAGCGCTTCTCTGTGGGAACAGTTCTGTCAGTGGGTCACCAGCACCAACAACCGCATCTACGTCGGTTGGTTCGGTACTCTGATGATCCCCACGCTGCTAACTGCTACCACCTGCTTCATCATTGCCTTCATCGCCGCTCCTCCCGTTGACATCGACGGTATCCGTGAGCCCGTTGCTGGTTCTCTGCTCTACGGTAACAACATCATCTCTGGTGCTGTTGTGCCTTCCTCCAATGCGATTGGTCTGCACTTCTACCCCATCTGGGAAGCTGCTTCCCTCGATGAGTGGCTCTACAACGGTGGTCCCTACCAGTTGGTTGTTTTCCACTTCCTCATTGGCGTTTTCTGCTACATGGGTCGTCAGTGGGAACTCTCCTACCGCTTAGGCATGCGTCCTTGGATCTGCGTGGCTTACTCTGCCCCCGTATCCGCCGCTACCGCTGTGTTCTTGATCTACCCCATTGGTCAAGGTTCCTTCTCCGATGGTATGCCCCTGGGTATCTCTGGTACCTTCAACTTCATGATCGTGTTCCAAGCTGAGCACAACATCCTGATGCACCCCTTCCACATGCTGGGAGTTGCGGGTGTATTCGGTGGTTCTCTGTTCTCTGCCATGCACGGTTCTTTGGTGACCTCCTCCTTGGTGCGTGAAACCACCGAAGTTGAGTCTCAGAACTATGGCTACAAATTCGGTCAAGAAGAAGAAACCTACAACATCGTTGCAGCCCACGGCTACTTCGGTCGTTTGATTTTCCAATACGCTTCCTTCAACAACAGCCGTTCTCTGCACTTCTTCTTGGGTGCTTGGCCGGTAATTGGTATCTGGTTCACGGCGATGGGTGTAAGCACCATGGCCTTCAACCTGAACGGCTTCAACTTCAACCAGTCTATCCTTGACTCTCAAGGTCGTGTGATCAGCACCTGGGCTGATGTACTGAACCGTGCCAACATTGGTTTTGAAGTAATGCACGAGCGCAATGCTCACAACTTCCCCCTAGACCTCGCTTCTGGCGACCAAGCTCCGGTAGCTCTGACCGCCCCTGCGATTCATGGTTAA
- the asnS gene encoding asparagine--tRNA ligase, which produces MTHQRILHLLRHGQANAEVTIQGWVRTKRELKDFSFVEVNDGSALANLQVILEPTLPDYSNLLSRLNTGASLQVSGILVLSPGQGQRIELKAQQVEVFGEADPATYPLQKKRHSFEFLRTIGHLRARTNTLGAVMRVRNACAAAIHQFFQERGFLWVHTPIITASDCEGAGELFSVTTLDLHKIPRNPDQSVDFKQDFFGKQAYLTVSGQLEAEIMALAFQNVYTFGPTFRAENSNTSRHLAEFWMVEPEMAFCDLEGDQNLAEEFLKYLFKSVLAACPEDMEFFNQRIDNTVLATADQIIHQEFARITYTEAIQLLEKAPKSFEYPVAWGVDLQSEHERYLAEEVFKRPMIVTDYPAEIKAFYMRLNDDQKTVAAMDILVPKIGEIIGGSQREERWEILEKRIQAQGMNPEDLWWYLDLRRFGTVPHAGFGLGFERIVQFMTGMANIRDVIPFPRTPLNAEF; this is translated from the coding sequence ATGACGCATCAACGAATTCTCCATCTCCTCCGCCATGGCCAAGCCAACGCCGAAGTCACTATCCAGGGCTGGGTGAGGACTAAACGGGAACTCAAGGACTTCAGTTTTGTGGAAGTCAATGATGGTTCGGCCCTGGCCAATCTCCAGGTGATTCTAGAGCCGACCCTGCCGGACTACTCTAACCTACTGTCGCGGCTGAATACGGGCGCGTCCCTGCAAGTCTCGGGAATATTGGTGCTGTCTCCGGGCCAGGGCCAACGCATTGAACTGAAGGCTCAGCAGGTAGAGGTTTTTGGAGAAGCCGATCCCGCCACCTATCCCCTCCAGAAAAAACGCCACAGTTTTGAGTTTCTCAGAACCATTGGTCATCTCCGGGCCCGGACGAATACCCTAGGAGCCGTGATGCGGGTGCGTAATGCCTGTGCCGCGGCTATTCATCAATTTTTCCAAGAGCGGGGCTTTCTTTGGGTACATACGCCCATCATTACGGCCAGTGATTGCGAAGGCGCAGGAGAGCTCTTTTCTGTCACGACCCTGGATTTGCATAAAATTCCCCGGAATCCTGACCAGAGCGTGGATTTTAAACAGGATTTTTTCGGTAAACAGGCCTATCTCACCGTCAGTGGCCAGTTAGAAGCCGAAATCATGGCCCTGGCCTTCCAGAATGTCTATACGTTTGGCCCTACCTTCCGGGCCGAAAATTCCAATACCTCCCGCCACCTCGCCGAATTTTGGATGGTGGAGCCGGAAATGGCCTTTTGTGACCTGGAGGGCGATCAGAATTTAGCCGAGGAATTTTTGAAATATCTCTTCAAGTCAGTCTTAGCAGCCTGTCCCGAGGACATGGAATTTTTTAATCAGCGTATCGACAATACCGTGCTGGCGACGGCAGATCAGATTATTCATCAGGAATTTGCCCGCATTACCTACACCGAAGCAATTCAGTTACTGGAAAAGGCCCCCAAGTCCTTTGAATATCCCGTGGCCTGGGGCGTAGATCTACAGTCGGAGCATGAGCGTTATCTCGCCGAAGAGGTCTTTAAGCGGCCCATGATCGTGACCGATTATCCCGCTGAGATCAAAGCCTTTTATATGCGCCTGAATGATGACCAGAAAACCGTGGCCGCCATGGACATCCTGGTTCCTAAAATTGGTGAGATTATTGGTGGCTCTCAACGGGAAGAACGCTGGGAGATCCTAGAAAAACGCATCCAGGCCCAGGGAATGAATCCCGAAGATCTCTGGTGGTACCTTGACCTCCGACGCTTTGGCACTGTTCCCCATGCGGGATTTGGCCTGGGCTTTGAACGGATTGTGCAGTTTATGACGGGCATGGCTAATATCCGGGATGTCATTCCCTTTCCCCGCACCCCCCTTAACGCAGAATTTTAG
- a CDS encoding pentapeptide repeat-containing protein, with protein sequence MEEPLTPQPAPESSLDTTKLALAKLHPETVQAHFQALQHLQKQPFELELQLINTARDWHISLEDCRRLWNYFLHHQAASADTSRLPRRNIWETVKTCTALVTFLGQLSLLFGAILFISEADKRQREARNQAWQVINNIQPAEISASAGRIEALDSLNRGCAEENTPPWGLNRSQWQQWRRLAFLKGFYAECVNLTGLNLQGAQLATIQLPWAHLQRANLENINLDQANLQFADLQSTRLNRAQMAQADLTEANLSNAQLSQSLLVGSKLRRADFFKADLSLADLRGVDLRGANLINANLYGTNLKGAIYDQQTQPFSKLKTFLQNAGAYFIDSKEKTQTDLVQANLGGVDLSGTNLRDVDLTRANLGGASLQKAHLENTILKQANLRGADLRQAELNQQTNFTGSTYDAMMVNHFPKQWQFLLNAAYKIEPKQNLTGADLQGADLRQANLSQSILKQANLSQADLRGANLMGTDLTNAQVHGALYDVTTQIPPAFVSLFERQAYNLDYQANLAGADLSGLNLENTNLVMATLTAANLNRTNLQGSNLFGANLAQAQLRQAVIKQTKLMEANLTGANLEGANLSESSLVAAKLQGANLQAAILQGVDLTGADLRGAKGLTVGNIQAALHWQKAQFDPDFLQQLNKPTTVPLDRP encoded by the coding sequence ATGGAAGAACCCCTGACCCCACAACCCGCCCCTGAATCTAGCCTAGACACAACGAAATTAGCCTTAGCTAAACTCCATCCAGAGACGGTTCAAGCGCATTTTCAGGCCCTCCAGCACTTACAAAAACAACCCTTTGAACTGGAATTGCAACTGATCAATACAGCACGGGATTGGCACATTTCCTTGGAAGATTGTCGTCGTCTGTGGAACTATTTCCTGCACCATCAGGCTGCTTCTGCTGATACTTCCCGCCTCCCGCGTCGAAATATTTGGGAAACGGTTAAAACCTGCACGGCCCTAGTCACTTTTTTGGGGCAATTAAGTCTGCTCTTCGGGGCCATTCTCTTCATCTCAGAGGCGGATAAACGTCAACGGGAAGCCCGGAACCAGGCCTGGCAAGTAATCAATAATATTCAACCCGCTGAGATTAGCGCGAGTGCTGGCCGGATCGAGGCCCTCGATTCCCTCAATCGTGGCTGTGCAGAAGAAAATACCCCTCCTTGGGGCCTAAATCGGTCTCAATGGCAACAGTGGCGCCGCCTAGCCTTCCTCAAGGGATTTTATGCCGAATGCGTTAACCTAACCGGCCTGAATTTGCAGGGGGCCCAACTGGCCACAATTCAACTCCCCTGGGCCCATCTCCAGCGGGCCAATCTCGAAAATATCAATCTCGACCAGGCCAATCTCCAGTTCGCCGACCTCCAATCGACACGCTTAAATCGTGCCCAGATGGCCCAGGCCGATCTCACAGAGGCCAATCTAAGCAATGCCCAACTCAGTCAATCCCTACTGGTGGGGAGCAAATTACGCAGGGCCGACTTTTTTAAGGCAGACCTAAGCTTAGCGGATCTACGTGGAGTCGATTTACGGGGGGCTAACTTAATCAATGCCAATCTCTACGGCACTAACTTGAAGGGGGCCATCTACGACCAACAAACCCAACCCTTCTCTAAGCTTAAAACCTTTCTCCAGAACGCTGGGGCCTATTTTATTGATAGCAAGGAAAAGACCCAGACTGATTTAGTTCAAGCCAACCTAGGTGGTGTAGACCTCAGTGGTACAAATCTGCGGGATGTCGATCTGACAAGAGCCAATTTAGGGGGAGCATCTCTTCAAAAGGCCCATCTGGAAAATACCATTCTCAAGCAAGCCAATCTGCGGGGGGCCGATTTAAGACAGGCCGAGCTTAACCAACAGACTAACTTTACTGGTAGTACTTACGATGCGATGATGGTAAATCATTTTCCCAAGCAATGGCAATTTCTACTCAACGCCGCTTATAAAATTGAACCCAAGCAGAACCTCACTGGTGCTGACCTCCAGGGGGCAGACCTACGGCAGGCCAACCTCAGCCAATCTATTCTCAAACAGGCCAATTTGAGCCAAGCGGATCTGCGGGGCGCAAACCTGATGGGAACAGATTTGACCAATGCCCAAGTTCACGGGGCCCTCTACGATGTGACAACCCAGATTCCGCCAGCTTTTGTCTCGTTGTTTGAACGCCAAGCCTACAATTTGGACTACCAGGCTAATTTGGCTGGTGCTGACCTCAGCGGTCTCAACCTGGAAAATACCAACCTGGTCATGGCTACCCTCACGGCGGCTAATCTCAATCGGACAAATCTCCAGGGCAGTAATTTGTTCGGGGCCAATCTCGCCCAGGCCCAACTCCGTCAGGCTGTGATAAAGCAAACCAAACTAATGGAAGCGAATCTGACAGGGGCCAATCTAGAGGGGGCCAACTTAAGCGAAAGTAGCTTGGTGGCAGCGAAACTCCAGGGGGCCAATCTCCAAGCTGCCATTTTGCAAGGGGTTGATCTGACAGGGGCCGACCTACGGGGAGCCAAGGGATTAACGGTGGGCAACATTCAAGCGGCTCTTCATTGGCAAAAGGCCCAATTCGATCCTGATTTTTTGCAACAATTGAACAAGCCAACAACCGTTCCCTTGGATAGGCCCTGA
- a CDS encoding aldo/keto reductase, which translates to MAKIIFPEMGCGTWAWGNRFLWGYGPEMDASLQQVFNYCVGQGITLFDTGDSYGTGKLQGRSEELLGQFATAYQGLNQDRIQLATKLAPYPWRLTPASLVKAGLASQQRLQRPIDLAQLHWSTANYAPWQERPLLEGLARLCEQGQAKVIGLSNFGPKRLQQAHHFFSDRGLTIASLQVQYSLLSTYPVTVLDLKALCDDLGIQLIAYSPLTLGLLTGKYDPTNLPSGVRGLLFRRLLPKIQPLLSLLQAIADQRQKTPAQVALNWCLCKGTLPIPGAKSLQQAQENAGALGWRLDDGEVLELDRVAGGLGQTMVQNIFQSR; encoded by the coding sequence ATGGCGAAAATAATCTTTCCAGAGATGGGCTGTGGGACATGGGCCTGGGGAAACCGCTTTCTATGGGGCTATGGCCCGGAGATGGATGCCAGTCTCCAGCAGGTATTTAACTATTGCGTGGGTCAAGGCATCACCCTCTTTGATACGGGGGACTCCTACGGAACCGGCAAACTCCAGGGCCGCAGTGAGGAACTGCTTGGACAATTTGCCACTGCCTACCAAGGGCTTAACCAAGACCGGATTCAACTGGCCACCAAGCTGGCCCCTTACCCCTGGCGACTGACCCCTGCTTCCTTGGTTAAAGCCGGTCTAGCGTCGCAGCAACGCCTCCAGCGGCCCATTGATCTCGCGCAACTCCATTGGTCCACGGCCAACTATGCCCCTTGGCAGGAACGTCCCTTACTGGAAGGTCTGGCTCGACTGTGTGAACAGGGCCAGGCCAAGGTCATTGGCCTATCCAACTTCGGCCCAAAACGTCTGCAGCAGGCCCATCACTTTTTCAGCGATCGCGGCCTAACTATTGCCAGCTTGCAGGTGCAGTACTCTCTGCTGTCCACTTATCCTGTGACGGTACTGGACTTAAAGGCCCTTTGCGATGACTTGGGGATTCAACTGATTGCCTACAGCCCCCTGACCTTAGGCCTTTTAACCGGCAAATATGACCCTACGAACTTACCATCGGGAGTCCGGGGCTTGTTATTCCGGCGGTTATTACCTAAAATCCAACCGCTCCTGTCCCTGCTTCAGGCCATTGCCGATCAACGACAAAAAACACCGGCCCAGGTGGCCTTGAACTGGTGTCTGTGCAAGGGAACCCTGCCGATTCCGGGGGCCAAATCGCTGCAACAGGCCCAGGAAAATGCCGGGGCCTTGGGTTGGCGCTTAGATGATGGCGAAGTATTGGAACTTGACCGCGTCGCTGGGGGCCTAGGCCAAACCATGGTGCAAAATATTTTTCAAAGTCGCTGA
- the psaK gene encoding photosystem I reaction center subunit PsaK, translating into MSSLLLLATTIPTTAEWSPKVAAVMIACNIVAIAIGKFTIQKPSEGPAMPSPNLFGGFGLGAVLGTASFGHVLGAGVILGLASAGVL; encoded by the coding sequence ATGTCCTCTTTACTATTACTGGCTACGACTATCCCCACCACTGCTGAGTGGAGCCCCAAAGTGGCCGCTGTGATGATCGCCTGCAATATCGTTGCCATTGCCATTGGCAAATTCACGATTCAAAAACCCAGTGAAGGCCCCGCTATGCCCTCTCCCAATCTCTTTGGTGGTTTTGGCCTGGGGGCGGTTCTGGGAACTGCTAGCTTTGGCCATGTTCTAGGGGCCGGCGTTATCCTCGGTTTAGCCAGCGCTGGTGTTCTGTAA
- a CDS encoding LapA family protein: protein MIEWPAKPLVSVRYFMLGILVFLLGLGLIFVFQNRQPVVLTFLGASPSQALFSLQLPLGLWVVLFIVAGVLTSLLISGLIRISQPTPAPAPQRPRRTPPRRAPSPPPPASPPPSANPAWQWDNPVPEVDDWIVEEWPPEPMPPRPTEMPPPVKPAPEPSDWKEDRPEPMAPPTPPPVQLRQFEASQTPQKTERQGTIYSVTYRDAQTPRPQDRSGVYDANYRVLNAPATPDEPANDTDSDEDWI from the coding sequence ATGATAGAGTGGCCAGCGAAACCCTTGGTCAGCGTTCGTTACTTTATGCTGGGTATCCTTGTTTTTCTATTGGGTTTGGGACTCATTTTTGTCTTCCAGAATCGGCAACCGGTAGTTCTTACTTTTCTCGGGGCTAGTCCCAGCCAGGCCCTGTTTAGTTTACAGTTACCCCTTGGCCTCTGGGTGGTTCTCTTCATCGTCGCTGGGGTGCTAACTAGTCTACTAATCTCAGGATTGATCCGCATCAGCCAGCCGACTCCGGCCCCAGCGCCCCAACGGCCCCGTCGCACCCCTCCCCGTCGAGCGCCATCCCCTCCGCCCCCCGCCAGTCCACCCCCATCGGCTAATCCCGCTTGGCAATGGGATAATCCCGTCCCGGAAGTTGACGATTGGATCGTAGAAGAATGGCCCCCGGAGCCAATGCCGCCTCGGCCAACCGAGATGCCACCTCCGGTTAAGCCAGCCCCGGAACCATCGGACTGGAAAGAAGACCGGCCTGAACCAATGGCCCCCCCAACCCCTCCCCCAGTGCAATTGCGGCAATTTGAGGCGTCTCAAACCCCCCAAAAAACAGAACGGCAGGGAACGATCTACTCCGTGACCTATCGAGATGCTCAAACGCCCCGGCCTCAGGATCGCTCAGGGGTTTATGATGCCAATTATCGGGTTTTAAATGCCCCTGCGACCCCGGATGAGCCGGCTAATGATACCGACAGTGACGAGGACTGGATTTAG
- the dacB gene encoding D-alanyl-D-alanine carboxypeptidase/D-alanyl-D-alanine-endopeptidase, with translation MASLQLYQRLVSLPNDFPGRSLSGLFPGAMGGTRPLAGLRWFYLVVSALTIVGSASKSWAIPLLCPADFRQRVDTHLQQPELAQAHWGILLQASDEQEPLYARNADQLFVPASNVKLLTTAAALVALGPDYQFQTPIYASGQGPVLRQLRLVAQGDPSLSEDQLRATAESLKAKGVNRIQTLILEDSSDPTQDHPPSWEWDDLLYGYAPPINRAILNQNQVALTLTPGQPGEALNIRWSDPLAGAQFQVINRSRTALNPSRPPEIKGIYGQGQLIISGELAPRAEADVTYLAIPKPRDYFLATWHQILVEQGIQIEAERIESSPTTEAQKLILVITSPPLSTLIQTTNQESNNLYAETLRQQLARLWPQDQNLLAQPLQQLNIKASDYSLRDGSGLSRHNLASPRLLTQVLQNLQASPWATVYKQSLPVAGQTGTLKSRFLNTDLAGNLTAKTGTLGGVVSLSGYLSRKDASLLTFSILVNNARTPLPELRQALDKILALAYQTGPCP, from the coding sequence ATGGCTTCTCTACAACTGTACCAACGCCTGGTCTCGTTGCCAAATGATTTCCCTGGACGATCCTTGAGCGGTCTTTTTCCTGGTGCCATGGGGGGGACTCGGCCCCTGGCCGGGCTGCGCTGGTTTTACCTTGTTGTTTCGGCCCTGACTATTGTGGGGAGTGCCTCGAAAAGTTGGGCGATTCCCCTCCTGTGCCCAGCGGACTTTCGGCAACGGGTGGATACTCATCTCCAGCAACCGGAATTGGCCCAGGCCCATTGGGGTATCCTGCTTCAAGCCAGTGATGAGCAAGAACCACTCTATGCCCGCAATGCAGACCAGCTTTTTGTTCCAGCCTCTAACGTCAAGTTGCTAACGACGGCCGCCGCCCTGGTGGCCCTAGGGCCAGACTATCAATTTCAAACTCCCATCTATGCTTCTGGACAGGGCCCTGTCCTGCGTCAACTCCGTTTAGTGGCCCAGGGAGACCCTAGTCTAAGCGAAGATCAACTGAGAGCGACCGCAGAATCCCTAAAGGCCAAGGGGGTGAACCGTATCCAGACGTTAATCCTAGAAGATAGTAGCGATCCGACCCAGGATCATCCCCCTAGCTGGGAATGGGATGATTTACTCTACGGTTATGCCCCCCCCATCAATCGGGCTATTCTCAACCAAAATCAAGTGGCCCTCACCTTAACGCCTGGCCAACCGGGAGAAGCGCTAAATATTCGTTGGTCAGATCCCCTAGCCGGGGCACAATTTCAAGTCATTAATCGTAGTCGGACGGCCCTAAATCCCTCCCGGCCTCCTGAAATAAAAGGCATTTATGGCCAGGGCCAATTGATCATTAGCGGCGAATTGGCCCCCAGAGCAGAGGCCGATGTAACTTATCTCGCTATCCCTAAACCGAGAGATTATTTCCTGGCTACCTGGCATCAGATCTTGGTGGAACAGGGCATCCAGATCGAGGCTGAGCGGATTGAATCCTCTCCGACCACCGAGGCCCAGAAATTAATCTTGGTGATCACCTCTCCTCCCCTGAGCACTCTTATTCAAACGACTAACCAAGAGAGCAATAATCTCTACGCCGAAACGTTGCGTCAGCAGTTGGCCCGCTTATGGCCTCAGGATCAGAATCTTTTGGCCCAACCCCTCCAACAATTGAACATCAAGGCCTCTGACTATTCCCTGCGGGATGGTTCGGGCCTATCGCGTCATAATTTGGCCTCGCCCCGACTCCTGACCCAAGTCCTTCAGAATCTGCAAGCAAGCCCATGGGCCACAGTTTATAAGCAATCCTTGCCGGTGGCGGGGCAAACGGGAACGTTAAAGTCTCGCTTTCTGAATACCGATTTAGCTGGTAATTTAACTGCTAAGACTGGCACCCTGGGAGGAGTCGTTAGTTTATCCGGCTATTTGTCAAGAAAGGATGCCTCTCTCCTTACTTTTAGTATCCTCGTCAATAACGCGAGGACACCTCTGCCTGAATTACGGCAGGCCCTGGATAAGATTTTGGCCTTGGCCTATCAGACCGGCCCTTGTCCGTAG
- a CDS encoding DUF2288 domain-containing protein translates to MTDIQTQLRDELAPMDWETIIPHVKRDAVIIVDPSLDLIEVATAIAEDQVAPVQNWIQAGLLHKPSTADLSDWNHDLKKEFQTLIVQPFVLIQD, encoded by the coding sequence ATGACAGATATCCAAACCCAACTCCGCGACGAATTAGCCCCCATGGACTGGGAAACGATTATTCCCCACGTCAAGCGAGATGCCGTTATTATCGTTGATCCCAGTCTTGACCTGATTGAAGTTGCCACGGCCATCGCGGAAGACCAAGTGGCTCCTGTGCAAAATTGGATTCAAGCCGGCCTGTTGCATAAACCCTCAACCGCAGACCTCAGTGACTGGAATCACGACCTAAAAAAGGAATTCCAAACCCTGATCGTCCAGCCCTTTGTGCTGATCCAAGACTAG
- a CDS encoding sugar ABC transporter substrate-binding protein → MRIPKFWRKGLLWGFLGLMVSLLIGCQGSAPTASGPGGQPVEFWTMQLQPKYTPYFTQLISRFSQDQGGKEVKWIDVPWEAMESKILTAVSANTAPDVVNLNPKFASQLAAKKAWLNFNEVLSPEVKAQYLPNIWQANTLDDTTFGLPWYLTTRITIYNQDLFQKAGLKNPPATYAELAKVARAIKDKTGKYAFFITFSPSDSAEVLESLVQMGVKLVDDQGKAAFNSPAGKAAFQYWVDLYQQGLLPPEVLTQGHRYAVELYQAGSTAVLASGAEFLASIETNAPSIAKVSAAAPQITGQTQQTNVAVMNLVIPRNSKNQEAAVQFAQFVTNAENQLVFAKEGNVLPSNIKAVEQYIQDLEKDGDRSTLAQARQVSARQLKTATVLIPPMKNLNLLQKAIYENLGAAMLKQKSVDQALQDAAQAWNEANV, encoded by the coding sequence ATGCGGATACCAAAATTCTGGCGCAAGGGCCTGCTCTGGGGATTCTTAGGCCTAATGGTCAGCTTGCTCATCGGTTGTCAGGGCTCAGCTCCCACTGCTTCCGGGCCAGGGGGCCAGCCGGTGGAATTTTGGACGATGCAACTCCAACCCAAATACACGCCCTACTTTACTCAACTGATTAGCCGCTTTAGTCAAGACCAGGGGGGTAAAGAGGTGAAGTGGATCGATGTGCCCTGGGAAGCTATGGAAAGCAAAATCCTGACGGCGGTATCTGCGAACACAGCTCCCGATGTGGTTAACCTAAATCCTAAGTTTGCATCGCAGTTGGCGGCTAAAAAGGCCTGGCTCAATTTTAACGAAGTCCTTTCACCGGAGGTCAAGGCCCAGTACCTGCCCAATATCTGGCAGGCTAATACGTTGGACGATACGACCTTTGGCCTACCTTGGTATCTGACCACCCGCATCACTATTTATAACCAAGACCTTTTCCAGAAGGCGGGCCTGAAAAATCCCCCTGCTACCTACGCAGAACTAGCCAAAGTAGCCCGGGCCATTAAAGACAAAACCGGCAAGTACGCCTTTTTTATTACCTTTTCCCCCTCCGACTCTGCCGAAGTACTCGAAAGCCTGGTACAAATGGGCGTGAAATTGGTCGATGACCAAGGGAAAGCAGCCTTCAACAGTCCGGCGGGGAAAGCCGCATTTCAGTATTGGGTGGATCTCTATCAACAGGGCCTTCTGCCCCCCGAAGTATTGACCCAGGGCCATCGCTACGCCGTTGAGCTTTATCAGGCTGGTTCTACCGCAGTCCTGGCCTCAGGAGCAGAATTTCTCGCCAGCATCGAAACCAATGCCCCCAGTATCGCCAAGGTTTCGGCCGCGGCCCCTCAAATCACCGGGCAGACCCAACAAACCAATGTGGCGGTGATGAATCTGGTGATTCCTCGCAATAGTAAAAATCAGGAGGCGGCGGTTCAGTTTGCTCAATTTGTCACCAATGCCGAAAATCAACTGGTCTTTGCCAAGGAAGGCAATGTTCTCCCCTCCAACATCAAAGCGGTCGAACAATACATCCAAGACCTAGAAAAGGATGGTGATCGTTCGACTCTGGCCCAGGCCCGCCAAGTCAGCGCCCGTCAACTAAAAACAGCAACGGTACTGATTCCGCCGATGAAAAATCTCAACCTTCTGCAAAAGGCAATCTACGAAAATCTAGGGGCGGCGATGCTCAAACAGAAATCCGTAGACCAGGCCCTCCAGGATGCGGCCCAGGCCTGGAACGAGGCCAATGTCTAG